One genomic segment of Intestinimonas butyriciproducens includes these proteins:
- a CDS encoding PcfB family protein: MGMEGDAADLMARQCIQIAEATAKLAGAGAKHLVAFLYALAKNPHQLQGKTKMKKFIKGCNGAARVFPLQHSDLKRFGQYARKYGLLWAPIKPKDRDGTVDILARSEDVSAVNRIFERMGYAAPAQAQGDEPPKKPVSHAPQGRDSGRRGSGSGSLEETATVTTSDRPTVHGRLESLRAANGQKRPPVKGPELTR; the protein is encoded by the coding sequence ATGGGCATGGAAGGTGACGCCGCCGACCTCATGGCCCGCCAGTGCATCCAGATCGCGGAGGCTACGGCCAAGCTGGCCGGGGCAGGGGCCAAGCATCTGGTGGCATTTCTCTACGCGCTGGCTAAAAACCCGCACCAGCTCCAGGGTAAGACCAAAATGAAGAAGTTTATCAAGGGCTGCAACGGCGCGGCGCGGGTATTCCCCCTCCAGCATTCCGACCTCAAGCGGTTCGGCCAGTATGCCAGGAAGTACGGCCTTCTGTGGGCCCCCATCAAGCCCAAAGACCGGGACGGCACGGTGGACATCCTGGCCCGCTCCGAGGACGTGTCCGCCGTCAACCGTATTTTTGAGCGCATGGGCTACGCCGCCCCCGCCCAGGCTCAGGGGGATGAACCGCCAAAAAAGCCTGTGTCCCACGCTCCCCAAGGCAGGGACTCCGGGAGGCGCGGGAGTGGATCGGGCAGTTTGGAGGAGACTGCGACGGTTACGACCAGTGACCGCCCCACTGTCCACGGCAGGCTGGAGAGCCTGCGGGCCGCCAACGGCCAGAAGCGGCCCCCGGTGAAGGGGCCGGAGCTCACCAGATGA
- a CDS encoding relaxase/mobilization nuclease domain-containing protein, translating to MAYDKIIPIRNRLDRCLNYVLNDGKTALGRALEYIEDQEKTALEWDGGTVRLETALNCELDSARKDMEATKRRWGKDGPGHVLGYHLIHAYTPGEVTPEEAHAASLEFARRLLGDRYEAVVSTHLDRDHLHAHIVFNSVSFVDGKMYRNNFKDYFRGHPGDLQRGVAGARPVRHRAGGAGEAVR from the coding sequence ATGGCCTACGACAAGATCATCCCCATCCGCAACCGCCTGGACCGCTGCCTCAATTATGTGCTTAACGATGGAAAGACCGCCCTGGGCCGCGCATTGGAGTACATAGAGGACCAGGAGAAGACGGCGCTGGAGTGGGACGGCGGGACCGTCCGGCTGGAGACCGCCCTCAACTGTGAGCTGGATTCCGCCCGCAAGGACATGGAGGCCACCAAACGGCGCTGGGGCAAGGACGGCCCCGGCCACGTCCTGGGCTATCACCTGATCCACGCTTACACCCCCGGCGAGGTCACGCCCGAAGAGGCCCATGCCGCCAGCCTGGAGTTTGCCCGGCGGCTCCTGGGGGACCGCTATGAGGCCGTGGTCTCCACCCACCTGGACCGGGATCACCTGCACGCGCATATCGTCTTCAATTCCGTGTCCTTCGTGGATGGGAAGATGTACCGCAACAACTTCAAGGACTACTTTCGGGGACATCCGGGGGATCTCCAACGAGGTGTCGCGGGAGCGCGGCCTGTCCGTCATCGAGCCGGAGGGGCGGGGGAAGCAGTACGCTGA
- a CDS encoding MobC family plasmid mobilization relaxosome protein — protein sequence MRRRPNRIGVWLSDAEYRYLKQQSEFSGLGMEAFIRSLIMGTEIRPRPPEQYAALLRQLSGIGTNLNQLAHIANASKAVNADQLGEAEELARQAWRLLKEAF from the coding sequence GTGAGAAGAAGACCCAACCGCATCGGCGTATGGTTGAGCGACGCCGAATATCGGTATCTGAAGCAGCAATCAGAGTTTTCCGGCCTGGGCATGGAGGCGTTCATCCGCAGCCTCATCATGGGCACGGAGATCCGCCCCCGTCCGCCTGAGCAGTACGCCGCCCTGCTCCGCCAGCTCTCCGGCATCGGCACCAACCTCAACCAGCTTGCCCACATCGCCAACGCCTCCAAGGCCGTGAACGCCGACCAGCTTGGGGAGGCTGAGGAACTGGCCCGGCAGGCGTGGCGGCTGTTGAAGGAGGCGTTTTGA
- a CDS encoding NYN domain-containing protein: MTIFERLFRRMGQKPRAVVFVDYEHWYYSYKKLYHMEPDLRGWYDELARTYEIAELMFFGAFAQADLKYEAPKIRALTNTIIATDNKSPFHKKDMTDFIMLDYIYQRELENDRNEVYVIFTGDGHFQSVVRYLTQKRHKTVVVYGVREAFSRQLQAAATNAVQLPAEGTVIAACYRLIVDNFNYIAEHPEKRIIPTFQNTVAAVARHSGMGEQIVHAALQQMLDLGYVRRGDYRVEFNRTIKALSPDWEKLHTAGLWEYPV, from the coding sequence ATGACGATTTTCGAGCGGCTTTTCAGGAGAATGGGACAAAAGCCCAGGGCTGTGGTATTCGTAGACTATGAACACTGGTATTATTCCTATAAGAAGCTCTATCATATGGAGCCGGACCTGCGCGGGTGGTACGACGAGCTGGCAAGGACCTATGAGATAGCCGAACTGATGTTTTTCGGCGCGTTTGCGCAGGCGGACCTAAAGTATGAAGCGCCTAAGATCAGGGCGCTGACCAATACGATCATAGCAACGGACAATAAGAGCCCCTTCCACAAAAAGGACATGACGGATTTTATCATGCTGGACTACATCTACCAGCGGGAGCTGGAGAATGACAGAAACGAGGTTTATGTTATTTTCACAGGAGACGGACATTTCCAATCTGTGGTCCGCTACCTGACCCAGAAGCGGCATAAGACGGTGGTGGTCTACGGAGTCCGGGAGGCTTTCAGCCGCCAGCTCCAGGCGGCGGCCACCAACGCCGTCCAGCTTCCGGCGGAGGGGACGGTGATCGCGGCGTGCTACCGCCTTATCGTCGATAATTTCAACTATATTGCGGAGCACCCGGAGAAACGGATCATACCCACCTTCCAGAATACCGTGGCGGCGGTGGCCCGTCACAGCGGCATGGGGGAGCAGATCGTCCACGCAGCCCTCCAGCAGATGCTTGATTTGGGCTATGTACGCCGCGGGGACTACCGCGTGGAATTTAACAGGACGATCAAGGCCCTGTCGCCCGACTGGGAGAAGCTGCACACTGCCGGACTGTGGGAATATCCGGTCTGA
- a CDS encoding LPD28 domain-containing protein, translating to MTVPSYRTNVRKERLEEAELLGVPILFTTLRVDPATVPSGMYVYDLQAQPEDWAQPGLLGRQSRHR from the coding sequence ATGACAGTCCCCTCGTATCGGACCAACGTAAGGAAAGAGCGGTTGGAGGAGGCGGAGCTTTTGGGCGTCCCCATTCTCTTCACCACGCTCCGGGTGGACCCGGCTACGGTCCCGTCCGGTATGTACGTCTACGACCTCCAGGCCCAGCCGGAGGACTGGGCCCAGCCCGGGCTGCTGGGCAGGCAAAGTAGACATAGGTGA
- a CDS encoding LPD25 domain-containing protein, protein MSLEYLLDRTLFSPGQWAEIRRGDDEGVDILAYADTKFTEGQMHEIYLGLKDGLDVSIYADPVYSEAQMFCLRRGLHRDQNILPYYSPAKSPEEMKFLYDDQRRENAPPLWAELFPMSRGTAQHMLEAKAQVCPLLADGTMGPPLSDWRGLADHPGLFAAKRNDKQAAAAYRAYRGKRREEANLLTSDVDRFGIYQIPDGEAHLSLLFEPLERLEAYVLSVRRENYRLIYTGYLDPGDSLNRIFEAFNLRHPPGYRGRSLSISDVVLLHRDGKNEALYVDSYGFTGIPRFYGEPMRAWNDGRTAAYALDQGRHLTLRFNSKGGPDFFLDGPDFLAVDGGALESPVPVVEEARQEAASRLGLTEPMREVNYEEYERRARLANQEPTVTILWSESRGVHSGQTLSLHEADRLFRELDAQRRAEAGGRYYDKTKFEIEYMMCGTIETYQGRQDFGDGDGSLIDHIRGHFTYTRNDPYWQDRLAAKGLKGQANERCDYALDVFVPFLEQHVELAAKAEHIAGVYNDLPDPRGKDQPVANYCLAMLEHIKACRRELNTAERPEYPAQPELADFFKDPDMGADKERSKREIWHEARSLGMTPSEYAAQDYQPPGVSEESGHRKPPSQLPHRRISPRRSGPER, encoded by the coding sequence TTGTCGTTGGAATATTTGCTGGACCGCACCCTGTTCAGCCCCGGCCAGTGGGCGGAGATCCGGCGGGGTGACGATGAGGGCGTGGACATCCTGGCCTACGCCGATACAAAATTCACCGAAGGCCAGATGCACGAAATCTACCTCGGCCTCAAGGATGGGCTGGACGTGTCCATTTATGCCGACCCGGTATACAGCGAAGCGCAGATGTTTTGCCTCCGGCGTGGTCTGCACCGGGATCAGAACATCCTTCCCTATTACTCCCCGGCAAAAAGCCCGGAAGAGATGAAATTTCTCTATGACGACCAGCGGCGGGAAAACGCCCCCCCTCTGTGGGCAGAGCTGTTCCCCATGAGCCGTGGGACCGCGCAGCACATGCTGGAGGCAAAGGCGCAGGTCTGTCCCTTGCTTGCAGACGGCACCATGGGGCCGCCCCTGTCCGACTGGAGGGGGCTGGCGGACCACCCCGGCCTGTTCGCCGCCAAAAGGAATGATAAGCAGGCCGCGGCGGCCTACCGGGCCTATCGCGGGAAGCGTCGGGAGGAGGCCAACTTACTGACCTCCGACGTAGACAGGTTCGGTATCTACCAAATCCCGGACGGTGAAGCCCATCTTTCCCTGCTCTTCGAGCCTCTGGAACGGCTGGAGGCCTACGTTCTGTCCGTCCGCAGGGAGAATTACCGTCTCATTTATACAGGTTACCTGGACCCTGGCGATTCCCTGAACCGTATCTTTGAAGCCTTCAACCTCCGCCATCCGCCCGGCTATCGGGGCCGCTCCCTCTCCATCAGCGATGTGGTGCTCCTACACCGTGACGGGAAAAATGAGGCCTTGTATGTGGATAGCTATGGTTTTACCGGGATACCCCGTTTTTATGGGGAGCCCATGCGGGCCTGGAACGACGGCCGGACAGCGGCCTATGCGCTGGATCAGGGGCGCCATCTCACCCTCCGCTTCAACAGCAAAGGCGGGCCGGACTTTTTCCTGGACGGACCGGACTTTCTGGCCGTGGACGGCGGTGCGTTGGAATCCCCCGTTCCAGTCGTAGAGGAGGCCCGACAGGAGGCAGCTTCCCGTCTGGGCCTGACGGAGCCCATGCGGGAGGTCAATTACGAGGAGTACGAGCGCAGGGCACGGCTTGCTAACCAGGAGCCCACCGTCACCATCCTCTGGAGCGAGAGCAGAGGCGTCCACAGCGGCCAGACCTTATCACTCCACGAGGCGGACCGGCTCTTTCGAGAGCTGGATGCCCAGCGGCGCGCCGAAGCCGGGGGCCGCTACTACGACAAGACCAAATTCGAGATCGAGTATATGATGTGCGGCACGATAGAGACCTACCAGGGCCGCCAGGACTTCGGGGACGGGGACGGCAGCCTGATCGACCACATCCGGGGCCACTTCACGTATACCCGCAACGACCCGTATTGGCAGGATAGACTGGCCGCCAAGGGACTGAAGGGCCAGGCCAACGAGCGCTGCGACTATGCCTTGGACGTGTTCGTCCCCTTCCTGGAGCAGCACGTGGAGCTCGCCGCAAAAGCAGAGCATATCGCCGGGGTATACAACGACCTGCCGGACCCTCGGGGGAAAGACCAGCCTGTGGCGAACTATTGTCTGGCGATGCTGGAGCATATCAAGGCGTGCCGGCGGGAACTCAACACCGCCGAGCGCCCGGAATACCCCGCACAGCCGGAGCTGGCGGACTTTTTCAAGGACCCGGACATGGGCGCGGACAAAGAGCGGAGCAAGCGTGAGATATGGCATGAGGCCCGGAGCCTTGGCATGACTCCCTCGGAATACGCAGCCCAAGACTACCAGCCTCCCGGAGTATCCGAAGAGAGCGGCCATCGCAAGCCTCCCTCCCAACTGCCCCACCGCCGCATATCGCCCCGCCGGAGTGGCCCGGAGCGGTAA
- a CDS encoding DUF3560 domain-containing protein, whose protein sequence is MNDYEDKKQARIDYYREQAEKARAESGALSREASKMLEAIPLGQPLMPDHYSYKSDQRYRERAWNKQAKAVEAERKAAYYEGKAEAAELNTAISSDDPEAIEKLRTKLAGLEDWQSHMKRVNAYYRKNGTCLGCEGLTPDQALKLDHAVETGYSWEKCPYPSYQLSNNNQEIHRIRGRIQRLEAARSTEHVGWDFEGGSVSPNQELNRLQIFFDEKPAEELRTALKSGGFRWAPSEKAWQRQLNRQAIYAAGRIPALRPLSGEDPLSLRPRPPRREPPARGGPQR, encoded by the coding sequence ATGAACGACTACGAAGACAAAAAACAGGCTCGGATTGACTACTACCGGGAGCAGGCGGAGAAAGCCCGTGCCGAGAGCGGCGCACTGAGCCGGGAGGCCAGTAAGATGCTGGAGGCCATTCCCCTGGGTCAGCCCCTCATGCCGGACCATTATTCCTATAAGTCCGATCAGCGCTACCGGGAGCGGGCCTGGAACAAGCAGGCCAAGGCCGTGGAGGCCGAACGGAAGGCCGCCTATTATGAAGGGAAGGCCGAGGCGGCGGAGCTCAACACGGCTATTTCCAGCGATGATCCGGAGGCCATTGAAAAGCTCAGGACCAAACTGGCGGGGCTGGAGGACTGGCAGAGCCATATGAAAAGAGTCAACGCATATTACCGTAAAAACGGCACCTGCCTGGGGTGCGAGGGACTCACCCCGGACCAGGCCCTCAAGCTGGACCATGCCGTGGAGACGGGCTATTCCTGGGAGAAATGCCCCTACCCCAGCTATCAGCTCTCCAACAACAACCAAGAAATCCACCGTATCCGGGGCCGCATTCAGCGGCTGGAGGCGGCCCGGTCCACGGAGCATGTGGGGTGGGATTTTGAGGGTGGCAGCGTCAGTCCTAACCAGGAGCTCAACCGTCTTCAAATCTTCTTTGATGAAAAACCCGCGGAGGAGCTGCGGACGGCGCTCAAATCCGGGGGCTTCCGCTGGGCCCCGTCGGAAAAGGCGTGGCAGCGGCAGTTGAACCGTCAGGCCATTTACGCCGCCGGGCGCATCCCCGCTCTGCGGCCCCTGTCCGGGGAAGACCCACTCTCCCTCCGGCCCAGGCCGCCCAGACGGGAGCCTCCTGCCCGAGGCGGCCCCCAGCGATAG
- a CDS encoding ParB/RepB/Spo0J family partition protein yields the protein MADEEKTKTTPQPPPPDAPQNIKLEDIHDLPGVMVRKRIDRDLGGLVQSIKSQGVMEPVVLRQREDGKFQMVSGYRRLWGSELAGKTDIPALVRAATLTEAQEYFRAVNGPNPGKVPLPGKSVAPEAPKPPAPPEEPKPKVKAETPATPERKEEKPITQPVPKKELGPDGLNAEGGSQDADSTANAVKKKIREMEAEAEKKSKTPAPPVASTAGANAAKGKGASPQAAQEAGQASEEADSFSLPLSQEGKKVRIKISEIHDFPGHPYKVVEDKDMKDLAESIRKFGIMENTTVIPRPEGGYYMVSGHRRKHAALLAGLTDLPAEVKNWDMDEAIIAMVDSNLKRETISPMEKARAYKMKLEAMKRKSGRRTKEEAAKGAPEKRSDQQLAEQVGESRNTIQRFVRLNELVPDLQELVDSGKLPVNTAVELSFVPKERQEDVADMLNRGHTISGTQAAQLKEVSQKAPITPQKVAEILDPARKEPDVKIVLTGDRLRKYFPDVSMTPNEIMESVYGALEERRKREIKRQRTQEKGAQTPAPKREDKPGQKPALLPPQGPKKAEPSKKTPGLSR from the coding sequence ATGGCAGACGAAGAAAAAACGAAAACCACCCCGCAGCCCCCGCCCCCTGATGCCCCGCAGAACATCAAGCTGGAGGACATCCACGACCTGCCCGGCGTGATGGTCCGCAAGCGCATCGACCGTGACCTGGGCGGACTGGTGCAGAGCATCAAGAGCCAGGGCGTGATGGAGCCTGTGGTCCTGCGCCAGCGGGAGGACGGCAAGTTTCAGATGGTTTCCGGCTACCGCCGCCTGTGGGGCTCTGAGCTGGCCGGCAAGACGGACATCCCGGCCCTGGTACGCGCCGCGACGCTGACGGAGGCCCAGGAATACTTTCGGGCCGTCAACGGCCCAAATCCCGGTAAGGTCCCCCTGCCCGGGAAGTCCGTGGCGCCAGAGGCACCCAAGCCCCCTGCCCCTCCTGAAGAGCCCAAGCCCAAAGTCAAAGCGGAGACTCCAGCCACCCCCGAACGCAAAGAGGAAAAGCCCATCACCCAGCCTGTGCCCAAAAAAGAGCTGGGGCCGGATGGCTTAAATGCGGAGGGAGGAAGCCAGGACGCCGATTCTACAGCCAATGCCGTGAAAAAGAAAATCAGGGAAATGGAGGCCGAAGCCGAAAAAAAGAGCAAAACTCCGGCCCCGCCTGTGGCATCCACCGCCGGTGCCAATGCGGCTAAGGGGAAAGGCGCTAGTCCCCAGGCTGCGCAAGAGGCCGGGCAGGCTTCGGAAGAAGCGGATTCCTTCTCTTTGCCGCTGTCCCAGGAGGGCAAAAAGGTCCGAATCAAAATCTCCGAAATCCATGACTTCCCGGGCCATCCCTACAAGGTCGTGGAAGATAAGGACATGAAGGACCTGGCCGAGAGCATCCGCAAGTTCGGCATCATGGAGAACACCACCGTAATCCCCAGACCGGAAGGCGGCTATTATATGGTCTCCGGCCACCGCCGAAAACACGCCGCTCTCCTCGCCGGATTGACCGACCTCCCGGCGGAGGTCAAGAATTGGGATATGGACGAGGCCATCATAGCGATGGTGGATTCCAACCTCAAACGGGAGACCATCTCTCCCATGGAGAAGGCCCGGGCGTATAAAATGAAGCTGGAGGCCATGAAGCGCAAGTCCGGACGGCGCACGAAGGAGGAGGCCGCTAAGGGCGCGCCGGAAAAGCGCTCTGACCAGCAGCTTGCCGAGCAGGTGGGTGAGAGCCGCAATACGATACAGCGGTTTGTGCGGCTCAATGAGTTGGTGCCGGACCTCCAGGAACTGGTGGACAGCGGCAAGCTGCCCGTCAATACCGCCGTGGAGCTGTCCTTTGTGCCGAAAGAGCGCCAGGAGGACGTGGCGGACATGCTCAACCGAGGACATACCATCTCCGGTACTCAGGCCGCACAGCTCAAGGAGGTGAGCCAAAAGGCCCCCATCACCCCCCAAAAGGTGGCGGAGATCCTGGACCCCGCCCGGAAGGAACCGGATGTGAAGATCGTACTCACCGGAGACCGCCTGCGAAAATATTTTCCCGATGTCTCTATGACCCCCAATGAAATCATGGAGAGCGTTTATGGGGCGTTGGAAGAGCGCCGTAAGCGCGAGATAAAGCGTCAACGAACCCAAGAGAAGGGGGCGCAGACCCCCGCCCCGAAGCGTGAAGACAAACCTGGGCAAAAGCCTGCACTGCTGCCCCCGCAAGGTCCTAAGAAGGCTGAGCCGTCCAAGAAAACACCCGGCCTGTCCCGATAG
- a CDS encoding DUF6017 domain-containing protein: protein MSTFDYFYGGEAEQYSFYRIPRTLIIGERFKGVSTDAKLLYGLMLDRMGLSFKNGWLDDNGRVFIYYSLDDIQTSLGCAHQKACKLLAELDTSKGIGLIERKKQGQGKPARIYVKRFYTQEDRPTPPSEPLGPGTGAPDFSKSEPQSAENQKSRLPLFRSADFSTSSPNYTYPSQPYSSQPYPSIYPPCPPLGRLDGWDRREEIKEQIGYGVLSERYGTEDMDELVELLADVLGTTRPTVRIGGEDIPTQRVQERFTHLDFSHVEYVFDALAENTTKIRNIRAYLLTALYRAPTTKNRSYQTQVQHDMYGGP, encoded by the coding sequence ATGAGTACCTTTGATTATTTCTATGGCGGAGAGGCGGAACAGTACAGCTTCTACCGCATCCCCCGTACCCTGATCATCGGGGAGCGGTTCAAGGGCGTGTCCACCGACGCCAAGCTCCTGTATGGTCTCATGCTGGACCGTATGGGCCTGAGCTTCAAAAACGGCTGGCTGGATGACAACGGGCGTGTATTCATTTACTATTCCCTGGACGACATCCAGACTTCCCTGGGCTGCGCCCACCAAAAGGCTTGCAAGCTCCTGGCGGAGCTGGACACAAGCAAGGGGATCGGCCTTATCGAGCGCAAAAAGCAGGGGCAGGGCAAGCCCGCCCGTATCTATGTCAAGCGGTTCTATACCCAGGAAGACCGCCCGACACCGCCTTCTGAGCCGCTGGGCCCCGGTACGGGTGCTCCAGACTTCTCAAAATCAGAACCCCAGAGTGCTGAAAATCAGAAGTCAAGACTTCCCCTTTTCAGAAGTGCAGACTTCTCAACATCATCCCCTAATTATACTTACCCTAGTCAGCCTTACTCCAGCCAGCCTTACCCATCCATCTACCCCCCCTGCCCCCCACTGGGACGATTGGATGGATGGGACCGGCGGGAGGAGATAAAAGAGCAGATCGGCTACGGCGTATTGTCCGAGCGGTACGGTACAGAGGACATGGACGAGTTGGTGGAGTTGCTGGCCGACGTGCTCGGCACCACTCGGCCCACAGTCCGTATCGGCGGAGAGGATATACCGACGCAAAGAGTCCAGGAGCGGTTTACGCACCTGGACTTTTCTCATGTGGAATACGTATTCGACGCCCTGGCGGAGAACACCACGAAGATACGAAATATCCGCGCCTATCTGCTCACTGCACTGTACCGGGCCCCCACCACCAAAAACCGCAGCTATCAGACGCAGGTCCAGCATGACATGTACGGCGGCCCGTAA
- a CDS encoding recombinase family protein yields the protein MDFRIYSRKSVYTGKGESIENQVEMCKAYIFSNFAGATEADITVYEDEGFSGKSLDRPQFQQMMKDIKKHKPDCIVCYRLDRISRNVGDFASLIENLNNRDIAFVCIKEKFDTSTPMGKAMMYIASVFAQLERETIAERVRDNMLMLAKMGRWLGGQTPTGYSSEKVQEVIIDGKMKTSCKLKVNEEEMGIVRLIYQKMIAFHSVNGVRKYLASQNIKSRTGKDFSLLGIKEILQNPVYCIADEAARAYFVERDAVVCFDQEDCKDGRGLLSYNKRDYTKGHAPRQSIDKWIIAVGKHKGQIPGTEWVSIQRLFEENKTDGSKPPVMHNDYSLLSGMIYCAKCGSRMFAKRRSNNPKVFDYICSDKMQLNRCDCPNLNGPQMDDMVCEYLMNYENQNSELCQRLEKLKRTIKSDTGEDPRERLEKRIQACDQEINRLVDMLAGEDMNPAVVKRLNDKAAVLDAEMQELVRAKKELGTGLDAGEERSIQLDMLVRALAVFKENFASASVYEKRTLIRLIVQKCEWNGRDFDIFIYGE from the coding sequence ATGGATTTTAGAATTTATTCCCGCAAGTCAGTTTATACGGGGAAGGGGGAATCTATTGAGAACCAGGTGGAGATGTGTAAAGCCTATATTTTCTCCAATTTTGCCGGTGCAACCGAAGCCGATATTACGGTTTATGAGGATGAGGGTTTTTCAGGAAAAAGTCTGGACAGACCTCAATTTCAACAGATGATGAAGGACATCAAAAAGCATAAGCCGGACTGCATCGTTTGCTATCGCCTGGACCGTATCAGCAGGAATGTAGGGGACTTTGCGAGCCTGATTGAAAATCTGAATAACCGTGATATTGCTTTTGTATGTATCAAAGAAAAGTTTGACACAAGTACCCCTATGGGAAAAGCTATGATGTATATTGCCAGCGTATTTGCCCAGCTGGAGCGGGAAACCATTGCCGAGCGGGTCCGGGATAATATGCTGATGCTTGCCAAAATGGGACGTTGGCTGGGCGGTCAGACGCCCACGGGCTATTCATCGGAAAAGGTACAGGAGGTCATCATCGACGGAAAAATGAAAACCTCCTGTAAGCTGAAGGTGAACGAGGAGGAAATGGGAATCGTTCGGCTGATTTACCAGAAAATGATTGCCTTTCACAGTGTCAATGGGGTGAGGAAATATCTTGCCTCTCAGAATATCAAATCGAGAACGGGAAAGGACTTTTCGCTATTAGGTATCAAGGAAATTTTGCAGAACCCGGTATATTGCATAGCCGATGAAGCGGCGCGGGCGTACTTTGTCGAGCGTGACGCAGTGGTCTGCTTCGACCAGGAGGATTGCAAGGACGGGCGGGGGCTGCTTTCGTACAATAAACGGGACTACACAAAGGGACATGCGCCTCGGCAGTCCATAGATAAATGGATCATCGCGGTGGGGAAGCATAAGGGACAGATACCGGGCACGGAATGGGTCTCCATCCAACGGCTCTTTGAGGAAAACAAAACAGACGGTTCAAAACCGCCTGTCATGCACAACGACTATTCTCTTTTGTCGGGAATGATTTACTGCGCGAAATGCGGAAGCCGTATGTTTGCAAAGCGGCGCTCCAACAACCCAAAGGTTTTCGATTACATATGCAGTGATAAGATGCAGTTGAACCGCTGTGACTGTCCCAACTTAAACGGGCCGCAGATGGATGACATGGTCTGCGAATACTTAATGAATTACGAAAATCAAAATTCTGAGCTCTGCCAGCGGCTCGAAAAGCTGAAACGAACGATAAAAAGCGATACGGGTGAGGACCCCCGGGAGCGGTTGGAAAAAAGAATCCAGGCTTGCGACCAAGAAATCAACCGACTGGTGGATATGCTGGCAGGAGAGGATATGAACCCGGCTGTTGTAAAGCGGCTCAATGATAAGGCCGCCGTCCTGGATGCCGAAATGCAGGAGCTTGTCCGGGCGAAAAAAGAGCTGGGAACAGGCTTAGACGCAGGGGAGGAGCGGTCAATCCAGTTGGATATGCTGGTGCGGGCCCTGGCCGTATTCAAAGAGAATTTTGCCTCAGCCTCCGTCTACGAAAAGCGGACCCTGATTCGGCTGATCGTTCAGAAATGTGAGTGGAACGGGAGGGACTTCGATATTTTTATATACGGCGAATAG